One Verrucomicrobiia bacterium DNA segment encodes these proteins:
- a CDS encoding toxin-antitoxin system YwqK family antitoxin — protein sequence MTEWSHEQKDFAREVRKKSFPGGGLEQETKLKQGRPDGPTTSYYEDGSVKEILSFKNGMQDGLCQWFYPNKQLRREVTYRGGLMHGLMRSWYENGTVKEKWTFEGGRLEGTGQLFYPGGALKEEIHFRHDLRQGLRVCYGEDGKPLREEIYEDDALHGPCKVYAGGKLERTEHYERGELRGSA from the coding sequence ATGACCGAATGGAGTCATGAGCAGAAAGATTTTGCGCGCGAGGTCCGGAAAAAATCGTTTCCCGGCGGGGGGCTGGAGCAGGAAACCAAATTAAAGCAAGGCCGGCCCGACGGCCCCACGACGAGTTATTACGAAGACGGCTCGGTCAAAGAAATCCTGAGCTTCAAGAACGGCATGCAGGACGGCCTGTGCCAGTGGTTCTATCCGAACAAACAATTGCGGCGTGAAGTGACCTACCGCGGCGGACTCATGCACGGGCTCATGCGCTCCTGGTACGAGAACGGCACCGTGAAAGAAAAGTGGACGTTCGAAGGCGGCCGGCTGGAAGGAACGGGGCAACTGTTTTATCCGGGCGGCGCCTTGAAAGAGGAAATCCATTTCCGGCATGATCTGCGCCAGGGCCTGCGCGTGTGCTACGGCGAAGACGGCAAGCCGCTGCGTGAGGAAATCTACGAGGACGACGCGCTGCATGGGCCCTGCAAGGTCTACGCGGGAGGCAAGCTGGAGCGGACGGAGCATTACGAGCGGGGCGAGCTTCGGGGAAGCGCTTGA
- a CDS encoding acylphosphatase, with protein MKKQLRTLFSGTVQGVGFRYTAQNLSRRFDVTGYVRNLTDGQVEMLAEGEEDQLRQFLDAISNSHLSGFIRETRTFWDEPQGKFQTFEIAV; from the coding sequence ATGAAGAAGCAGCTTCGAACCCTTTTCAGCGGGACCGTGCAGGGCGTGGGGTTCCGGTACACGGCACAGAACCTCTCGCGCCGCTTTGATGTGACCGGCTATGTCCGCAATCTGACCGACGGGCAGGTCGAGATGCTGGCCGAAGGCGAGGAAGACCAGCTCCGTCAGTTTCTGGACGCGATTTCCAATTCCCATCTTTCCGGATTCATCCGCGAGACGCGCACGTTCTGGGACGAGCCTCAGGGAAAGTTCCAAACCTTCGAAATCGCGGTCTGA
- a CDS encoding toxin-antitoxin system YwqK family antitoxin: protein MHKNSFFFICLAVLAAGAPPRSEAAVEIRKDYYADGTLRFEASYLSGALHGVTRMYSPDGFLEREEPYRKGKLDGVVLVYYSSGKLKGVGQFRLGTEDGIQETYYESGKLRNRTRYKDGMLEGLTEGYYEDGAPEKEVYFEKGLAQGEGKLYYPNGKLKTLAHIRDGRLAGKVKNFYESGSLKEECEYVNDAKQGPCKSYYENGRMQAVTPYSEGVRQGVQQQFQENGGLSREVLFDKGASPAGEHAEDEESVLKALNGGETEEDFKPSAPLYGGAHGKGKAK, encoded by the coding sequence ATGCATAAAAACAGCTTCTTCTTTATATGTCTTGCCGTGCTGGCCGCCGGAGCCCCGCCGCGCTCGGAAGCCGCGGTTGAAATCAGGAAAGACTATTACGCCGACGGTACGCTGCGTTTCGAGGCCTCGTATTTGAGCGGCGCCCTTCACGGCGTGACGCGGATGTATTCTCCGGATGGCTTTCTCGAACGCGAGGAGCCTTACCGCAAGGGGAAACTCGACGGTGTGGTCCTGGTTTATTATTCCAGCGGAAAATTGAAAGGCGTGGGGCAGTTCCGGCTGGGCACCGAAGACGGCATCCAGGAAACTTATTACGAATCCGGCAAGCTTAGAAACCGCACCCGCTATAAGGACGGCATGCTCGAAGGCCTGACCGAAGGCTATTACGAGGACGGCGCGCCGGAAAAAGAAGTCTACTTCGAGAAGGGGCTCGCCCAGGGCGAGGGCAAGCTCTATTACCCGAACGGCAAGCTGAAGACGCTCGCGCATATCCGCGACGGCAGGTTGGCCGGCAAGGTGAAGAATTTCTATGAGAGCGGAAGCCTGAAAGAGGAATGCGAGTACGTCAATGACGCCAAACAGGGGCCGTGTAAAAGTTATTACGAAAACGGGCGCATGCAGGCCGTGACGCCGTACTCGGAGGGCGTCCGCCAAGGCGTCCAGCAGCAATTCCAGGAAAACGGCGGGCTGAGCCGCGAGGTCCTGTTCGACAAAGGGGCTTCGCCCGCAGGCGAGCATGCCGAGGACGAGGAAAGCGTTTTGAAGGCCTTGAACGGCGGGGAAACGGAAGAGGATTTCAAGCCGTCGGCGCCGCTTTACGGCGGCGCGCACGGCAAAGGCAAGGCCAAGTGA
- a CDS encoding response regulator — protein MRPGKGKKLLVVDDEALITQTLREFLEEEGYEMDAFQDSQHALKAYMASLQRQPYDLVILDIIMRGMDGLELLRQIRRKEKESGVDEMRKVPVLMVSGLRETWVEEAFEDGCTDYIVKPFHVDQLLRKVAALLNGASENHLPSERD, from the coding sequence ATGAGGCCGGGCAAAGGCAAAAAGCTGCTGGTCGTCGATGACGAAGCCCTCATCACGCAGACGCTCCGCGAATTCCTTGAAGAGGAAGGCTATGAAATGGACGCATTTCAGGACAGCCAGCATGCCCTGAAAGCTTACATGGCCTCGCTGCAGCGGCAGCCTTACGACCTTGTGATCCTCGACATCATCATGCGGGGGATGGACGGGCTGGAGCTGCTTCGCCAGATCCGGCGGAAGGAAAAAGAATCCGGCGTCGACGAGATGCGTAAAGTGCCCGTCCTCATGGTCTCAGGTTTGCGGGAAACGTGGGTGGAAGAGGCCTTCGAAGACGGCTGCACGGATTACATCGTAAAGCCGTTTCACGTGGACCAGCTCCTCCGGAAAGTCGCGGCGCTTTTAAACGGCGCGTCCGAAAATCATCTCCCGAGCGAGAGGGACTAG
- a CDS encoding glutathione S-transferase family protein, with translation MISLYYAPPSIFGRKVLAVLEEKGLDYEIKPMSFAERDMDKPDYLRLNPNGEVPTLVDENFAVYESTAIIEYLNDEYPEPPLLPEDSEGRARVRMIEDYCDLHLFKEIVRCVLKKLVAKEEITEEDQKALREKIKRIESYLGPQDFLAGTFSFADCAFMAAAASLEALGVLDTVCTSGPLKRYIDRLKQRKGWKGASLLTIETSVNS, from the coding sequence GTGATCAGTCTTTATTATGCCCCGCCTTCCATTTTCGGCCGGAAGGTCCTTGCGGTTCTGGAAGAAAAAGGCCTCGACTACGAGATCAAGCCCATGAGCTTTGCCGAACGCGACATGGACAAGCCCGATTACCTGCGCCTGAATCCGAACGGCGAAGTGCCTACGCTGGTCGACGAAAACTTTGCGGTCTATGAATCCACCGCCATCATCGAGTACCTCAACGACGAATATCCGGAACCGCCTCTCCTGCCTGAAGATTCCGAAGGCCGCGCCCGGGTCCGCATGATCGAAGATTATTGCGACCTTCACCTCTTCAAGGAAATCGTCCGCTGCGTCCTCAAAAAACTCGTCGCCAAGGAAGAGATTACCGAGGAAGACCAGAAGGCTTTGCGGGAAAAGATCAAGAGGATCGAGAGCTATCTGGGTCCCCAGGATTTTCTCGCGGGCACGTTCTCGTTCGCGGATTGCGCCTTCATGGCCGCGGCCGCGAGCCTGGAAGCCCTCGGCGTCCTGGATACGGTCTGCACTTCCGGTCCGCTCAAGCGCTACATCGACCGCCTGAAGCAGCGCAAAGGCTGGAAGGGCGCGAGCCTCCTCACGATCGAGACCTCGGTTAATTCCTAA
- a CDS encoding metallophosphoesterase family protein, which translates to MRHAVLSDIHANLEALETVAASLKTRGVDRTVVLGDTVGYGANPNECLGWALENADVVLMGNHEKAVVDPSLRAWFNDFARTAIEWTADVLDEKWTEEIPGLVYTRVEKNLSLAHGSLHAPEAFHYLTRYVDAVPSFREMETPVCFVGHTHVPGCFCEMARSAERLEPGMTEIAAGTKYILNPGSVGQPRDGDPRTAFGIYDDEKRTFELVRLDYDNEKAAQKIRKAGLPAYLADRLL; encoded by the coding sequence ATGCGCCACGCCGTCCTCTCCGACATTCACGCCAATCTCGAGGCTTTGGAAACCGTCGCGGCCTCTTTGAAGACGCGCGGCGTGGACAGGACCGTGGTGCTGGGCGACACCGTGGGCTATGGGGCGAACCCGAACGAGTGCCTGGGCTGGGCGCTCGAAAATGCGGACGTGGTGCTGATGGGCAATCACGAAAAGGCCGTGGTCGACCCGTCGCTGCGCGCGTGGTTCAATGATTTCGCGCGCACGGCCATCGAGTGGACGGCGGACGTGCTCGACGAGAAATGGACGGAGGAGATTCCCGGCCTTGTGTACACACGCGTGGAGAAAAACCTCTCGCTCGCGCACGGCAGCCTTCACGCGCCCGAGGCCTTTCATTATCTGACGCGCTACGTGGACGCGGTGCCGAGCTTCAGGGAGATGGAGACTCCGGTCTGCTTCGTGGGCCACACGCACGTGCCCGGCTGTTTTTGCGAGATGGCGCGCAGCGCGGAACGCCTCGAGCCCGGCATGACCGAGATCGCGGCCGGCACGAAATACATTTTGAATCCCGGAAGCGTGGGCCAGCCCCGCGACGGGGACCCGAGAACCGCTTTCGGGATCTACGACGACGAAAAACGGACCTTTGAACTCGTGCGGCTGGATTACGACAACGAAAAAGCCGCCCAGAAAATCAGGAAAGCCGGTTTGCCCGCGTATCTCGCCGACCGGCTGTTGTGA
- a CDS encoding diguanylate cyclase has translation MAQNAAKNDLPPANIQTNEFINTIGSIMIPDVVALSPDASITEAAQKLTEHRIGAVVVVENGKLVGILSERDFVTKIFAQKRELEKLRVSDVMTQKLITARPDYSLGKVLEEMKESHIRHVPVVDAEGHVLGIVSMRDLLTRVEENLRNLVRERTKDLSIDPLTGLYNYRFFNDYLDAEISRSLRRGYLFCLLFIDIDRFKAFNDTQGHSQGNLLLKEFAKILRPEMGEGPKVDFSIRRSDIAVRMGGDEFVLILPETNRAGAMTCAERMRKAVEHQLYHLGSDDIRITVSIGIAEFPSDATKKEDLIERADQALYKAKRTGRNRVISADAG, from the coding sequence ATGGCGCAGAACGCCGCGAAAAACGACCTCCCGCCCGCCAACATCCAGACCAACGAATTCATCAATACGATCGGATCCATCATGATCCCGGATGTGGTCGCGCTGTCCCCGGATGCGAGCATTACCGAGGCGGCCCAGAAACTGACCGAGCACCGCATCGGCGCGGTCGTGGTCGTCGAAAACGGCAAGCTGGTGGGAATCCTGAGCGAGCGCGATTTCGTGACGAAGATCTTCGCGCAGAAGCGGGAGCTGGAAAAACTGCGCGTGTCGGACGTCATGACGCAGAAGCTCATCACCGCGCGGCCCGACTATTCGCTGGGCAAGGTCCTTGAAGAGATGAAGGAGTCCCATATCCGTCACGTCCCGGTCGTAGACGCCGAGGGACACGTGCTGGGCATCGTGTCCATGAGGGATCTTCTCACGCGCGTCGAGGAAAACCTGCGCAACCTTGTCCGGGAACGCACCAAAGACCTCAGCATCGACCCGCTGACCGGCCTCTATAATTACCGGTTCTTCAACGATTACCTGGACGCGGAGATTTCGCGGAGCCTTCGGCGCGGTTATCTTTTCTGCCTGCTCTTCATCGATATCGACCGCTTCAAGGCCTTCAACGACACGCAGGGGCACAGCCAGGGCAACCTGCTCTTGAAAGAATTCGCGAAAATCCTGAGGCCGGAGATGGGGGAAGGCCCCAAGGTGGACTTTTCCATCCGGCGTTCGGACATCGCGGTGCGCATGGGCGGCGACGAATTCGTCCTCATCCTGCCGGAAACCAACCGGGCCGGGGCCATGACCTGCGCCGAACGCATGCGCAAGGCCGTGGAGCACCAGCTCTACCACCTGGGCAGCGACGACATTCGCATTACGGTGAGTATCGGTATCGCGGAATTTCCGTCCGACGCCACAAAAAAAGAAGATCTGATCGAGCGCGCGGACCAGGCGCTTTACAAAGCCAAACGCACGGGGCGCAACCGCGTGATCAGCGCGGACGCCGGGTAA